A single region of the Gossypium arboreum isolate Shixiya-1 chromosome 12, ASM2569848v2, whole genome shotgun sequence genome encodes:
- the LOC108477770 gene encoding F-box/kelch-repeat protein At1g74510-like gives MAKMGAKVLKGDEKKEKREDMWLAQIGQQESHYYAWDNSESSLLIHQLGRDISINCLLRCSRSDYGIIATLSTGFHSLIRSGELYKLRRQMGIVEHWVYFSCNLLEWETFDPIHHRWMHMPKIQANECFMCSSKESLAVGTELLVFGKEIMYPIVYKYSILTHTWTTGMRMHTPRCLFASASLGETGIIAGGCDLHGNILSSAELYNSETGRWETIPSMNKARRMCSAVFMEGKFYVIGGIGVESLKTITSGEVYDLKTQTWSEIPNMYPAPNEGAGPTEEPFITEGPLLVAVVNDVLYLADYVLKQVKKYDKEKNLWVTIGPFPKRIASMYGWGIAFRACGDQLMIIGGPRVLGAGFVEINSWVPKEGLLEWNLVARKPSSSFVYNCAVMGC, from the coding sequence ATGGCGAAAATGGGTGCCAAAGTACTCAAAGGTGACGAGAAGAAGGAAAAAAGGGAGGATATGTGGCTTGCCCAAATTGGCCAACAAGAAAGCCACTACTATGCTTGGGACAATTCAGAATCAAGTTTATTGATCCACCAGCTTGGACGAGACATCTCAATTAACTGTCTCCTCCGTTGCTCAAGGTCTGATTATGGCATCATTGCAACTTTGAGTACAGGTTTCCACTCTCTTATACGGAGTGGTGAGCTGTACAAGTTGAGGCGACAAATGGGAATTGTTGAACATTGGGTTTACTTCTCTTGCAACCTTCTAGAGTGGGAGACTTTTGATCCAATCCATCATCGATGGATGCATATGCCTAAAATACAGGCCAATGAATGTTTCATGTGTTCTAGTAAGGAGTCATTGGCTGTTGGGACCGAACTTCTAGTTTTTGGAAAAGAAATAATGTACCCTATTGTCTATAAATATAGCATTTTGACGCACACATGGACAACTGGGATGAGGATGCATACACCTAGGTGCTTGTTTGCATCTGCCAGTTTGGGTGAAACAGGAATTATAGCTGGTGGTTGTGATCTGCATGGAAATATTTTGAGCTCAGCAGAGCTTTATAATTCTGAAACTGGCAGGTGGGAGACTATTCCAAGCATGAATAAGGCCAGAAGAATGTGTTCTGCGGTGTTCATGGAGGGGAAGTTTTATGTTATTGGTGGCATTGGAGTTGAGAGTTTGAAGacaataacatccggagaggtgTATGATTTGAAGACCCAAACTTGGAGTGAGATACCTAACATGTACCCTGCACCAAATGAGGGGGCTGGACCAACAGAAGAACCTTTTATAACTGAGGGACCTCTTCTAGTTGCAGTTGTGAATGATGTGTTGTATTTAGCTGATTATGTATTGAAGCAAGTGAAGAAATATGACAAGGAGAAGAACTTGTGGGTAACGATAGGGCCATTCCCTAAACGTATAGCCTCAATGTATGGGTGGGGGATAGCATTTAGGGCATGCGGAGATCAACTAATGATTATTGGAGGACCTAGGGTTTTAGGTGCAGGGTTTGTTGAGATCAACTCTTGGGTCCCAAAGGAGGGTCTACTAGAATGGAACTTGGTTGCCAGAAAGCCCTCTAGCAGTTTTGTGTATAACTGTGCTGTCATGGGATGCTGA